Genomic window (Microthrixaceae bacterium):
CGGGCGGCCATGGCCACGCGACTGGGGAAACTGCACCCCGCAAGACTACCGACCCTCACTGACACGACCACGGCGCCGAACCTGAGGACCGTGTCATCGCACGACGCCGCCGATCGGCGAGGGGTCCCCGACCGAGCAGGTTCCATCGGGCAAAGTGAGAACGTGGCTCAACGACCTCAACGACGACGTCACCCCTCCGCGGGAAACCTGAATGAACCGCCGGAGGTCGTGGCCGCCTCCGTGCCCGAGACATCGCTGAGCACCCTGACCTACCCCGTGGGCGCACCGTTCAATCCGACACGGGTTCGGTTCGGTCCCGGCCTCGCCGACGAGGCGCTCGACCGGCTGATCGGTACCCCCGAAGGAAAGCGCATCCTCGAACTCGGGGCGGGCGACGGTTCCAACGCCATCGCCCTCGCTCGCCGCGGTGCGCGCGTTTTTGTCGTCGACTCCTCGGCCGAACGCCTCGCCGTCGCGAGGGCCAACGCCGACACCGCAGGGGTACGGGTCGAGTTTCGCCACAGCGACCTCGCCGAACTCGCCGACGTTCGTGCCGATCGTCTCGATGGGTGTCTCGCGGTCTATTCGCTGGCGCGCGTCGTCGACGTCGCCCGCGTTTTTCGCCAGGTGCACCGACTCCTGCGCACCGAGGCGCCCCTCGTGGTGTCGCTGCCCCACCCGCTCGAACTCCTCACCCACGACTCGTCGCCGAACGAAGGTCCGCCGACCCTGACCCGGTCGGCGTTCGACGACTCGCGGATATTCGTCGGACCTGAACAGATTCCCGTCGAGCCTCACCACACCGCCGACATCGTCACCGCCCTGACCCGCTCGAGCTTTCACGTCGACGCCGTGCTCGAACCACCGATGGGCTCCGCTGACGGCGACGTGTTTCGCGCTCCGCGCCACGACTACATCCCGGCGACCGCCATCTACCGAGGTCGCAAGCTCGGAACGTAACCGGGGCACCCCGGGCGGTTATGACTCCGACCGCCGGGCGAGCCATTCACGCAACACCTCGGTCGCCTCGGCACGATCAAACGGACCCACCTCAAGACGGTGGGCCGTCAGGTGAGCCAAGGCGTCACCGACCTGTCGTCCCGCCGCCAAGCCCAGGTCCTCCATCACCCCGCGACCGTCGATCGGAATCGACATCTCCGCAAGGTTCTCCCGAACGGACAGTTCCCGAATCGCCGAGTCGAGTTCCGTCGCTCCAGCGGCGCCGAGCGCGCCTGCCACCTCGACGATGTCGCCAACCAGGTCGAAGCGACCGGCCACGAAACGTCGCACATCGCCCGCACTCCAGGGCCCAGCGTGGTCGATCAGGGTTCGCACCCCGCGAACAACGCCACCGACTCGCTGCACCGTTGTCTTCGAATGGCGCAGACGCCGTAGCCGGGCGGTGGCGTCGACTCGCGGGTCGACCGCCAGGATGGCCGCGAGGCGAACGTGCGGGTCACGGCGCAACAACGACCAGTCGATACGCCCGAGCACCGATTCGGTGAGTTCGGGCACAAAGCCATCGGCCAGCGAGTGGTCGATCAGGAACGCAAGGCCACGCTGCGGATCGCGCAACGACAGCAGCTTTTCGAACTCGTCGCGAATCCGCTCGACGCTCACCACCGAAAGACGGTGGTGCATCGACTCGACGGCATCGACGAGCTCCCGCTGGGCGACGAGATCGAACCGGGCGACGAATCGAGCCGCTCGCATCATCCGTAACGGGTCGTCAGAAAACGACTCCTCAGGCGACAGCGGCGTGGCAAGACGACGAGCGCACAGATCCGCGAGCCCGTGGAATGGATCGATGAGCGCCGGTTCTGGTTGAGTCACCTCGATCGCCAACGCGTTGATCGTGAAGTCGCGACGACCCAGATCGACCGCCACCTCAGTGCTGTAGGCCACATTCGGCTTACGGCTGTCGGGCTCATAGGACTCGGCGCGATGCGTCGTCACCTCGACGAGTCGATCATCGACATGCGCAGCGATGGTGCCGAAACGCTCACCCTGTGTCCACAACGATTGCGCCAACGGAGCCAACAACCGTTTGGACTCCGAGGGCAGCGCGTCGGTGGTGAAGTCGAGGTCGGGCTCGACACTCGTATCACCCAGCAACAGGTCGCGAACGCTGCCTCCGACGATGTAGAGACGGTACCCGGCGGTCGCGAACGCTTCGCCAAGCGGTCGGCACTGTTCGAAGAGTTCGGTGGCTGCCGGGGTCGAGAGGGCGGTGACCTCGTCGAGCGGCGAGGTCATTGGTATCCCTGTGTCGTCTCGATCATTCGAATGAGGTCGTTCGGATCGAACTCGTGATTCGAGGTCGGTGCCTCAGGGTGATGGCGAAGACCCAACAGCGCCGCCATCGTCGCCTCCGCGCTCAAGGTCAACGCGTCGAGGTCGTAGCCGCCCTCGAGAAACGCGATCGTGTGGCGTGGCTTCACCACCTGCATCAGGCGCATCGTCAACTCACCGAAGTCGCCTGAGCTCAAGCCCATGTCGCTCAACGGGTCATCGCGATGAGCGTCAAAGCCCGCCGACAACAGCAGCCACGTCGGGTCGAACCGTTCGATCAGCGGTCCGATCACGCGATCCAGGGTTTCGTAGTACGCGGCTCCCGTCACCATGGGAGGCAACGGCACGTTGACCGTGGCCCCGAGCGCGTTCGGCCCGCCGATCTCATCGAGACGTCCCGTGTGTGGGTACAGCGGAGACTGGTGCCACGACACATACAAGACGTTCGGATCGTCATAAAAGATGTCCTGGGTGCCATTGCCGTGATGGACATCGAAATCGACGATCGCCACGCGATCGCCACGGTCGCGAAGCGCGACTGCGGCCACCGCCACGTTGTTCAGGAGGCAAAACCCCATCGATTGTGCCCGCGTCGCGTGATGGCCGGGAGGACGAGACAGACAAAAAGCCGCCACCGCCGCGCCGGAATCGAGCAGATCGATCGCCGTCAACCCGGTTCCGGCACTGCGAACCGCTACGTCGACCGAGTGAGGTGAGGCGACCGTGTCGGAATCGAGTTGAACATGGTGCCCGCGGATGTGTTCGAGGCGTTCGAGCATTGCCTCGTCGTGAACCTTCGCCAGTTCGATCGGTCGCGCCGCACGCGGCGCTGCCACCAGAACTGCGTCACGCACCATCGGCGAACGCGCCGCCGACATCACCGAGTCGTAGCGCCGCGGCGACTCGGGGTGATAGCGGCCGGTCTGATGGTCGACCGAGCTCGGATCCGTGACCAAGACCAACATCGGCCACCAGCGTACGATGGCTGGGTTCCCTCCGGGAACTGCTGGCGCACATCGCCTGCACCGACGACCCAACCGCGCACGAGGCCCCCACCCGACATGACACGTCGAACGCTCAACGTCGGCAGCGACCGCTTCAC
Coding sequences:
- a CDS encoding histone deacetylase — protein: MLVLVTDPSSVDHQTGRYHPESPRRYDSVMSAARSPMVRDAVLVAAPRAARPIELAKVHDEAMLERLEHIRGHHVQLDSDTVASPHSVDVAVRSAGTGLTAIDLLDSGAAVAAFCLSRPPGHHATRAQSMGFCLLNNVAVAAVALRDRGDRVAIVDFDVHHGNGTQDIFYDDPNVLYVSWHQSPLYPHTGRLDEIGGPNALGATVNVPLPPMVTGAAYYETLDRVIGPLIERFDPTWLLLSAGFDAHRDDPLSDMGLSSGDFGELTMRLMQVVKPRHTIAFLEGGYDLDALTLSAEATMAALLGLRHHPEAPTSNHEFDPNDLIRMIETTQGYQ
- a CDS encoding CCA tRNA nucleotidyltransferase; this encodes MTSPLDEVTALSTPAATELFEQCRPLGEAFATAGYRLYIVGGSVRDLLLGDTSVEPDLDFTTDALPSESKRLLAPLAQSLWTQGERFGTIAAHVDDRLVEVTTHRAESYEPDSRKPNVAYSTEVAVDLGRRDFTINALAIEVTQPEPALIDPFHGLADLCARRLATPLSPEESFSDDPLRMMRAARFVARFDLVAQRELVDAVESMHHRLSVVSVERIRDEFEKLLSLRDPQRGLAFLIDHSLADGFVPELTESVLGRIDWSLLRRDPHVRLAAILAVDPRVDATARLRRLRHSKTTVQRVGGVVRGVRTLIDHAGPWSAGDVRRFVAGRFDLVGDIVEVAGALGAAGATELDSAIRELSVRENLAEMSIPIDGRGVMEDLGLAAGRQVGDALAHLTAHRLEVGPFDRAEATEVLREWLARRSES
- a CDS encoding class I SAM-dependent methyltransferase, whose translation is MAQRPQRRRHPSAGNLNEPPEVVAASVPETSLSTLTYPVGAPFNPTRVRFGPGLADEALDRLIGTPEGKRILELGAGDGSNAIALARRGARVFVVDSSAERLAVARANADTAGVRVEFRHSDLAELADVRADRLDGCLAVYSLARVVDVARVFRQVHRLLRTEAPLVVSLPHPLELLTHDSSPNEGPPTLTRSAFDDSRIFVGPEQIPVEPHHTADIVTALTRSSFHVDAVLEPPMGSADGDVFRAPRHDYIPATAIYRGRKLGT